In Mycobacterium gallinarum, a single window of DNA contains:
- a CDS encoding TetR/AcrR family transcriptional regulator, with translation MILTERTPTKKQQQGEQSREQILDATEKLMSSRGYAATSISDIRKACGLPASSIYWHFGSKDGVLAAVMERGAQRYFAAIPVEATVERQLDAVITQQSQHPDFLRLFLLLSLERSDDPAVAEVVRRVRDTAIARFRAAIAQLLPADLPDHTAQRVRDELAAVAVALSDGIFLAVHLEPETTDVDRMYRRLHQTLTALIPTLLEEK, from the coding sequence ATGATCCTTACAGAGCGAACCCCCACGAAGAAGCAGCAGCAGGGCGAGCAGTCCCGCGAGCAGATCCTCGACGCGACGGAAAAGCTGATGAGCTCACGCGGCTACGCGGCGACGTCGATCAGCGACATCCGCAAGGCCTGCGGTCTGCCGGCCAGCTCCATCTACTGGCACTTCGGATCCAAAGACGGCGTGCTGGCGGCTGTCATGGAACGCGGCGCCCAGCGGTATTTCGCGGCGATTCCCGTCGAGGCCACGGTCGAACGGCAGCTGGACGCGGTGATCACCCAGCAGTCGCAGCATCCCGATTTCCTGCGGCTGTTCCTGCTCCTGTCGCTGGAGCGCAGCGACGATCCAGCGGTCGCCGAAGTCGTTCGGCGGGTGCGCGATACCGCGATCGCGCGGTTCCGCGCCGCGATCGCACAACTCCTTCCCGCTGACCTCCCGGACCACACGGCGCAGCGCGTCCGCGATGAACTCGCCGCGGTGGCCGTCGCGCTGTCGGACGGCATCTTCCTCGCGGTCCATCTCGAGCCCGAGACCACCGACGTCGACCGGATGTATCGGCGGCTGCATCAGACCCTGACCGCCTTGATCCCAACTCTCTTGGAGGAGAAGTGA
- the lysA gene encoding diaminopimelate decarboxylase, with protein MTIHGDERSGEERKKAETTADELVGLFPPGTRTDSDGTLVVGGCRLDDVAAQFGTPAIVVSEDALRQRARDYLGAFRSRWPRCDVAFASKSFPCTAVQRVMVEEGLHLDVAGGGEIRTALKAGADPARILLHGNAKSDDELGLAVKHGVGLVVVDNFDDIDRLERIVPAGHQQPCLVRVIPGVEAATHASQATGHAGSKFGLMPDDARSAIARIERSAKMRLDGVHTHVGSQLLNIEQLAQAVEPIAKLGTFEVYDLGGGLGVRYTYDEHPPSLDEYAEAMVGQAKALLPAGSRIIVEPGRSMVANSACTVYRVTTLKRGVVTHVAVDGGMGDNLEVSLTGQRFEATIVDRVGGGETVSVVGRHCESGDQLVDGVALREPSIGDLLAVPVTGAYCYTMSNQYNGARRVPVVFTRAGAARLVVRRDTWDDLLMRDVD; from the coding sequence ATGACGATCCACGGCGATGAGCGCTCGGGCGAAGAGCGGAAAAAAGCCGAGACGACGGCCGACGAATTGGTCGGTCTCTTCCCGCCGGGCACCCGCACCGACAGCGACGGGACCCTCGTGGTCGGCGGTTGCCGGCTCGACGACGTGGCCGCGCAATTCGGCACGCCGGCAATCGTGGTATCCGAAGACGCGTTGCGGCAGCGCGCCCGCGACTACCTGGGCGCCTTCCGGTCTCGCTGGCCGCGGTGCGATGTGGCGTTTGCCTCGAAGTCGTTCCCGTGCACTGCGGTTCAGCGGGTAATGGTCGAGGAGGGTCTGCACCTCGACGTCGCCGGCGGCGGCGAGATCCGGACCGCTCTCAAGGCGGGCGCCGACCCAGCCCGGATTCTGCTGCACGGCAACGCCAAATCCGACGACGAACTCGGCCTGGCTGTAAAGCACGGCGTCGGCCTCGTGGTGGTTGACAACTTCGACGACATCGACCGGCTGGAGCGCATCGTTCCCGCCGGACATCAGCAGCCGTGCCTGGTCCGGGTCATCCCGGGCGTGGAGGCCGCCACCCATGCCTCGCAGGCGACCGGGCATGCGGGGTCGAAGTTCGGCCTCATGCCCGACGACGCCCGTTCCGCGATCGCGCGGATCGAGCGCAGCGCCAAGATGCGGCTCGACGGCGTGCACACCCACGTCGGCTCGCAGCTGCTCAACATCGAACAACTCGCGCAGGCGGTCGAGCCCATCGCGAAGCTGGGCACCTTCGAGGTGTATGACCTCGGCGGCGGCCTCGGGGTGCGCTACACCTACGACGAGCATCCGCCGTCACTCGACGAGTACGCCGAAGCGATGGTGGGGCAGGCCAAGGCGCTGCTGCCCGCCGGCAGCCGCATCATCGTCGAACCGGGCCGCAGCATGGTCGCCAACAGCGCATGCACGGTTTATCGCGTGACGACCCTCAAACGCGGCGTCGTCACGCACGTCGCGGTGGACGGCGGCATGGGCGACAACCTCGAGGTCTCGCTCACCGGTCAGCGGTTCGAGGCGACGATCGTCGACCGGGTCGGTGGCGGCGAAACCGTCAGCGTCGTGGGACGGCACTGCGAATCGGGCGACCAACTCGTCGACGGCGTCGCACTGCGCGAACCATCGATCGGCGATCTGCTCGCGGTGCCCGTCACCGGGGCCTACTGCTACACGATGTCCAATCAGTACAACGGCGCCCGCCGGGTTCCGGTGGTGTTCACCCGCGCCGGTGCGGCGCGGCTGGTGGTCCGCCGCGACACCTGGGATGACCTGCTGATGCGTGACGTCGACTGA